The genomic stretch TCAACTACATTTATTTTATCTAAGTTTCCAATGGCTTTTCTACCTGCATACAATCCAAAAGTACGGCTATTGAGCTTTGTCTTTTCTGAAATTTTATAATCAAAGACTACTGCTCCCAAGTTCCAATTTACAGCAAACCAGTTTCTATCTCTGATAGACTGGCGAGCATTTTGTTCGAACATCACATCAGTTAAGCCTCCTGCTTGCTGAGCTAAGTAATTCATACCCGTATATTCTACTGAAATATTGATTTTAGAGTTTGGTCTAAAAGTAAGTTTTCCATATCCTGTATGTACATCAAAGCCAGAATTTTCTCTCCATCCATCGCCACGTTTGTATTGATAAAATCCGTAATAGCTTAGTTTGGAGTTACCATTCTGATTTTGAGCTTTTCCCAAGTGTCCACCAATATCTATAAAGCTACTTGAAAAACCATACGAACCAACGGTCTGACGCAAATTAATTTCGAAGCTATCGTCTTTTGGTGCATCTTTCATGACAAAATTTAGCATTCCCCCAAACTGAGTTCCGTACTGCAATGAAGCAGCACCACGCACAAGTTCGATTCTCTCAACAGCTTCCACAGGTGGTGTGTAATAACTTTCTGGATAGCCAAGTGCATCTGCTGAAATATCGTAACCATTTTGACGAGTATTAAAATTAGCTGTTCGGTTGGGTGAAAGCCCTCTTGCTCCAATTCCTAATTGAATGCCTGCTCCATCACTTTCCCATACATTTAGTCCTGCTACTTTTGCATAAATTTGTCTTGAAGTATTGGCTGCTAAATTGGCTGTTGTGTTTTCCAATAAAATAACTTCACTTTTTTTCGACTCATAAATTCCCATTCCATCCACAGTATTCAAGCGAGCCATTAAATTAGAATTGCTTGCTTCCAAATTTCCTTCTACAACAACAGTTTGCAATGAATCTTGTAAATCTTCCAGTTCAAAATTTACGTTTATTGTAGAATTGTTGTGTATATCTATTGTTTTTGAAACTGTATTGAAGCCATACAGATAAGCAACTAAAGTATAAGTGGTTGGAAGGGAGTTGGGCTGTAGAAATTCTAAAGAAAACTTTCCATTTTCATCGCTTTGAGCATATTTATTTAATTCTTTGATTACGATGGTTGCTCCAAATAAAGGTTCTTTTGTCTCTGTAAGAACACTTCCATTAATTCTGATTTGCGTTTCGACTTTTGCCTGTGCTAAGTAATTACTCTCAAGGTTTTGAGCTATTCCAGTAGTTGTAAAGAAAGTAAAACAACAACTGATAAAAAGAATTTTGTATAAACAATACAAAGATGGAAAAGAAGAGTTCATTTATTTAGACTAATTATAGACAATCTTATTTTCTGCAAAAATACGGCAGAGAGGGCATAAATAAAAATGATAAATATCATTTTTTAGAACTATTCTAAATAAATATACTATCAATCTTGAATAATTCTTTGAAAGATTATTCCCTCATCAAAATAAATTATCGCTACTTTACTACGTCCGTTGGTAGCAGACATGGTAAATCTTTTTGGAGTAGAAGTTTTGATAATACGCTCCCACTTTTGTTTTCTTGCACTATCTAAGTTGCTCAACATATCATTTATCCAAACCGAATCTTTTGCATTCGGATTTTCTGCTTCATACATTCCTTTGAGCCACTTATCTACATCTTTTTTTTCTACTTCGATGGCTATTTTGTAGTGCCAAGAAGATGCTCCTACGCCAAATGAGAAACTACTTTCAAATCCGTTTACATTAAACAAGCTATACTCTGCATCTAAGATTTCAGAGTATATTTTAACTTGCTTAGATAAAACTTTTATCCTCTCCTCTTTTTGCTCAATTTCTGAGCTTTTTAAAGTGGTAGGAGATTTTGAATGGCAATTAGTAAAAAGTAACACCATCAAAAATAAGTAGATACATATTTTCATAGCTACAAAATAATTTATTATACAACAAAAAAGCATTTCCTCACTAAATTTAGTAAGAAAATGCTTTTTATAAAATCTATGTAGTACAAAAACTAGACTTTGATTTCTACATCAACACCTGATGCAAGCTCTAATTTCATCAAAGCATCTACTGTTTTAGGGCTGCTTGAGTGAATATCGATAAGACGCTTATACGTACAAAGTTGGAACTGCTCACGAGATTTCTTGTTTACGTGAGGAGAACGAAGTACAGTAAACTTCTCTTTCTTTGTTGGCAATGGAATAGGACCACTAACCACTGCTCCAGTATTTTTTACAGCCTTAACGATTTTTTCAGCCGACTTATCAACCAAGTTATGGTCGTAAGATTTAAGTTTGATTCTAATTTTTTGAGACATCCTTGTAGGGAGTTAGATTGTTTTGAAAGACTTGTATAAAAATCTCTTGATTTTTCATTATTCATACCCTAAGGGTTTCAAAAACCCCTAGGGTATAAACCAAATCTCTACTAAATATTTGAATTTATATAGAGTAATTCAAAACTTAGGCAGTTTTCATACCTTTAGTTTCTGCAATTACTTGTTCTGCGATGTTGTTCGGCACTTCTGAGTAGTGAGAGAATGTAAGTGAAGCAGCACCACGACCAGATGTGATAGTACGAAGTGAAGTAACATAACCAAACAATTCTGACAATGGAACGTCTGCTTTGATTACAACGCCTGTACCTTTCATTTGCTGACCTTTAGGCATACCACGACGACGGTTCAAGTCACCGATTACAGAACCTGTAAATTCTTCAGGACAAACAACTTCTACATCCATAATTGGCTCAAGAATTTTTGCTCCTGCTTTCTTACCAGCTTCTTTGTAACCCATTTTAGCAGCCATTTCAAACGAAATAGCATCTGAATCGACACTGTGGAAAGAACCAAAGAATACACGTACACGCATACCCACAACTGGGAAGCCTGCAAGTACACCATTTTTCATAGCTTCTTCAAATCCTTTCTTGATTGCAGGTACAAATTCCTTAGGAATTACACCACCTTTAATCTCATCTACAAACTCAAGAACGCCTTCTTTTTGGTTTTCTGGATCTTCTGCTGGTCCGATTTCAAACTGAACATCAGCAAATTTACCTTTACCACCAGACTGCTTCTTATATACCTCACGGTGTTCAACACTGTTAGTGAATGCTTCTTTGTAAGCTACCTGTGGCGCACCTTGGTTTACTTCTACTTTAAACTCACGCTTCATTCTGTCCATGATAATTTCAAGGTGAAGCTCTCCCATACCACGGATAATAGTCTGACCAGTTTCTTCGTCTGTATTTACACGAAGTGTAGGGTCTTCTTCTACGAGTTTAGTAATAGCCAAAGCAAGTTTGTCTTGGTCTGCTTGCTTTTTAGGCTCAATCGCATATCCGATTACTGGCTCTGGGAACGTAAGTTCTTCCAAAACTAATGGGTTTTTCTCTGATGTAAGTGTATCACCCGTTTTGATTTCTTTAAAACCAACACCTGCACAAATATCACCAGCACCTACTCTTTCAATAGGATTTTGTTTGTTAGAGTGCATTTGCATCAAACGAGAAATACGCTCTTTCTTACCAGTACGGTTGTTCAAGATATAAGAACCTGAATCCAATGCACCAGCATACACACGCATAAAGCAAAGACGACCTACAAATGGGTCAGTAGCAATCTTAAATGCAAGTGCTGTAAAAGGCTCATCTTCATTCGGGTTACGTACTTCTTCTTTTCCTGTGTCAGGATTTGTACCTTTTACTGGTGGCAAATCAAGTGGAGAAGGAAGATAAGCACATGCAGCATCCAAAACAGCCTGTACACCTTTGTTTTTAAATGCACTACCACAGAAAACTGGGAAGATAGTCATTGACATAACTGCCTTACGAACAGCTACACGGATTTCGTCTGGAGTGATAGAGTCTGGATCTTCGTCATATTTCATGAACAAATCTTCATCCATTACAGCAACTTCTTCTAAAAGATTGTTGCGATACTCTTCTACTTCGTCCATCAATTCTGCTGGAATATCAATCGTGTTGAATGACATACCTTGAGTAGCATCGTCCCATACGATAGCACGCTTCTCAATCAAATCTACTACGCCTTTGAAGTTTTCTTCAGAGCCGATAGGAATTTGCATAGGAACTGCATTTGCACCTAAAGTAGCTTTGATATCTTTTACTGCACTGAAAAAGTCTGCTCCTGCTCTATCCATTTTGTTTACAAAACAAATACGAGGAACACCATATTTATCTGCTTGTCTCCAAACAGTTTCAGATTGAGGCTCAACCCCAGAAACTGCACAGAAAAGAGCAACTGAACCATCCAATACTCTAAGCGAACGCTCTACCTCTACGGTAAAATCAACGTGACCGGGAGTATCGATGATATTGATTTGATATTCGTTTGTTTTGCCAGCAATATCCATACTCTTATCGTCAGTAGGGTATTTCCAGCTAGTTGTTGTAGCTGCCGAAGTGATAGTAATACCACGTTCTTGCTCTTGCTCCATCCAGTCCATAGTCGCAGCTCCATCATGTACCTCACCAATTTTGTGACTGATACCTGTATAGTAGAGAATGCGCTCTGTAGTGGTTGTTTTTCCAGCATCAATGTGAGCCATGATGCCTATATTTCGGCGGAATTTTAGGTCTTTTTTAGACATTGTAACTAATGTATGAATGAGATAAAGAAAACTTCTAGTTGTATAGTAGTCGCTATATCAAGTGAGAATAAATAAGACTTTTTCGTTAAGTTGCACAAAAGTACAAAATTTATTTCAAATTTCCTTATTTTTTTAAACTGATATAGCTGATTAACAAATAGTTAAGAAATTTTTATGATTAGATAAACAAAATGTAATGACTTAGAGAAACTATCGTCTGACCAAATCATTACATTCTGTATTCTTTAACTATTTTTTAATGGCATTAATTCCATTTATTAGAAACGGAAGTGAGAGAACGCTTTGTTCGCCTCTGCCATACGGTGTGTATCGTCTTTACGCTTAACAGCAGCACCTTCACCTTTTGCAGCAGCCATAAATTCAGCAGCCAAACGGTCAGTCATGTTGCGCTCGTTACGACGACGAGAGAAATTGATAAGCCATTTCATACCCAAAGACATTTTACGCTCTGGACGAACTTCTGTAGGTACTTGGAACGTAGCTCCACCTACACGACGGCTTTTTACCTCCACACCTGGAGTTACATTAGCCAATGCTTTTTTGAAAATCTCTAATCCATTTACAGAAGGATCGTCTTTTTTCATTTTTTCTTCGATACGGTCTAGTGCGCCGTAGAAAATTTCGTAAGCAAGACTTTTCTTACCAGAGTACATTAAGTTATTTACAAACTTAGTTACTACTACATCACCAAATTTTGGATCAGGAAGAATATCTCGCTTTTTTGGTTTATGCTTTCTCATGAGTTATCTCAAGGTTTTTTAAAAAGATTTTGAATCAAAATCTTTCTAATAATTCTTTAAAAAAGTAATTTAAAAAGGAAACAATCAAGAAAATTAATTATAAATGATAAGTGATTAATGATAANNNNNNNNNNNNNNNNNNNNNNNNNNNNNNNNNNNNNNNNNNNNNNNNNNNNNNNNNNNNNNNNNNNNNNNNNNNNNNNNNNNNNNNNNNNNNNNNNNNNAATGATAAGTGATTAATGATAAATGGAAAACCAAATCATCAAACTTCTATCTTACTTTAAATTATTTTTTCTTTGCAGGTTCTGCTGCTCCTGGTTTAGGGCGTTTTGCGCCGTATTTAGAGCGTGATTGCTTACGACCTTGAACTCCAGAGGTATCTAAAGCACCACGAACGATATGATAACGAACACCTGGTAAGTCTTTTACACGACCACCACGTACGAGTACGATTGAGTGTTCTTGAAGGTTGTGTCCTTCGCCTGGGATATACGCAATTACTTCGATACCATTAGACAAACGAACTTTAGAAACCTTACGCATCGCTGAGTTTGGCTTCTTAGGTGTAGTCGTATAAACACGAGTACATACTCCACGCTTCTGAGGACAAGAATCCAAAGCTGGAGATTTCGATTTTTTAATGATTTCTTTGCGTCCCTTGCGAACTAATTGTTGAATAGTAGGCATTTCCGAAAAAAATGTTTAGACCACTTAAATACTGTTCTTCTCTAAAAGTCTATTGGAACAAACTGAATCGCTGTCAGTAGGTTCTTCAAACACTCCTAAGCCTATAATGTAATATCGTAGGTGAGGAATTTAAGTAGCGTGCTATAATAAAATTTAATATAAGATTAGCAACGTCTGAAAAAGGAATTTTCTATCTAATAAGAATTTAATTGATACGATTTAATCCAAATTTCAAGAAAATACGCATTTTTTCAGAACTGCAAAGGTAAAAATATTTTTTGTGGATTGCAAGAAATAACGAAGTATAATTCATTTAAAACTCAGAGCATTCTATAGAATATAGAATACAACCCATTTTTTCCAACTTTGGAATTAATTCGTTTAGATAATAACTGAAATCTGTATGGCGAGGAGCATTTTTTAGACGTTTTTCTGCTGCGAAGACAAAATTTAGCTCATAACTATTTTGCTTGCTATATTCATAATCTAAAAAATTGAAATGTAAACCAAAATCTTCCCCTGTTATTGGGTGATATACAGATAAAGCTGTTGTTTGTTTTTTCTTTTCACTATCATCTAAAATATGAAAAACTTCTTCTATCGTTTCAAAATCTTGATAATCAAAATTACCGTTATCATCTATTGGCGTAGAAGAATAAGTACCACTCCAACTTTTCATTGTCCATACTTTCTCAGAAAACTCTTTCATAAAGGAAGACAGACGACTGTGGTTTGTAAGAAGTTGAATTGTAATTGACCTTGTAAGACCCATTTTATTATTTTTATACTAAAGTTCAATTAAAAAAAGGAACTTCAAAACTAATTTAAAATTCCTTTTTTAATCATTAAAATACTTTTTTTACATAATTCCGTCTTCTATACTTCCTCTAGTTGGCATAATAGGAATAGTATCTAATATTCCAGAGCGATTGTATTTACTACAATCTACATCAATAGACAAATCTGATTTTTTGATTAATGGCTCTTTTGGCAATACATAATCTGTAATGGTAGAATCCATATAGAGGGAATCCATAAACATTCCAAAGACTGGCATAGCCATTCTTGCCCCTTGTCCGTAAGCATAATTATTGAAGTGAATACTTCTGTCGTCTCCTCCTACCCACGTTCCGACAACTAGGTTTTTTGTCATTCCCATAAACCAACCATCAGAATAATTTTGTGTAGTTCCTGTTTTTCCTGCTATTTGAACTCCAGCCTTTCTAAATTTATATTTCCAAAGTCCTAAAGCTGTACCTCCTCGCTCTTCACCTGCTCCTGTAAGCATGTAAAGCATTGTTTTGGCATCTTCTTCTGAAAGTGCAGGGCGAGTTTTTGGAGAAAAATCACGAATCACACGACCGTTTTTATCTTCTATACGAGTAATGAAAATAGGCTCTGTCCAATTACCTTCATTATTGAATGTTCCATACGCCCCAACCATTTCATAAACAGAAACATCACTTACTCCCAATGCAAGAGCAGGAACAGGGTCTAAAGGAGCTTCTATCCCCATTCTGCGAGCATACTCAATGACTTTACTTGCGCCATTCTTAGCATCTAGCTCTCCAATAAGGTAAGCTGCAATTGTATTGACCGAACGAGCCAAACCTTGGCGAAGTGTCATGGTTTGTCCACTATACCCACCACTATTTTTGGCTGTCCAAGTTCCCCCAGATTCTAAGTTAAATGTTTTTGGAACATCTGTAACTTGAAAACAAGGATGAAATTTCTTTTCTGAAATAGCTGTTGCATATACAATAGGTTTGAAGGTAGAACCTGGTTGTCTGCGTCCTTGCTGTACGTGGTCAAATTGAAAATGTTTGTGATTTACTCCACCTACCCATGCTTTTATCTGTCCAGTATGTGGATCCATTGCCATCATTCCGATGTGCATAAAATGCTTGTAATATTTGATGGAATCCAATGGTGTCATAACAGAATCTTTTTCAAATCCTTCACTATTCCAATCAAATACCTTCATTTTGATAGGCTCGTTCATCTGCTTTTCCATATCTTGAGCTATCAAAGCAGAATCGCCATCATATTTTTCTCTTGTAAGACGATAACGCTCTGTTCTTTTTTGCGCTCTTTCTAAAAAGTTTTCTATTTCCTTTCCATATTCGTCTCGCCAAGGATTTTTGCCTTTCCATTGCTTAAAAAAGTTGGCTTGAAGCTCTTTCATGTGTCCTTTTGCTGCCCCTTCAGCGTGCTGTTGCATTCTTGAATCAATGGTAGTATAAATTCTCAAACCATCAGCAAACAAATCGTATCCGTTTTCTTTACACCATTGCATTACTCTATTTCTAACCACAGTTCTGAAATAAGGAGCAAGCCCGTTATGATGAGCATCTACTTCGCTATAATTTTCATTGGTTACAAGAGGTTCTTTTTTTAACTCTTCAAATTCTTGATTAGTGATATAATTGTATTGTTTCATCTGTCCAAAGACAACATTTCTACGAAACTTAGATTTATCTGGATTTCCGATAGCATTATAATAAGTAGGAGCTTTAAGCATTCCGACAAGTGTTGCAGCTTCTGGAAGTGTGAGGTCAATAGGTTCTTTATCAAAGTAGGTTTTTGCTGCTACTTTTATTCCAAAGGCATTTCTACCAAAATCTACTGTATTGAGATACCAATACAAAATTTCATCTTTCGTGTAAGAACGTTCTAACTTCACTGAAAGCATCCATTCCTTAAACTTAATAATTCCCATTCTGAGAATTTTATTATTATCTGGTGTTGTCCATGCTCCATGATAGCGTTCTGTACGAGTACTGAACAAATTTTTGGCAAGCTGCTGCGAAATTGTACTTCCTCCTCCGTCTGGCTTAAATCTAATAAGTCCTTTAGCTACACGCATCAAACTGATTAAGTCTATACCTGAATGTTCTCTAAAACGTATATCTTCTGTAGCTACTAGAGCATTAATTACATTAGGAGAAATTTCATCAAGAGGAACAGGCGTTCTGTTTTCTCTATAATACTTTCCCATCAAAACTCCATCAGAAGAATAGATTTCGGAAGCAACATTACTATTAGGATTTTCTAATTCTTTGAGGTCTGGCATTCCACCAAAATAACCTCCAAAGTCTTCTTGAATTGCCAAAACCCACATTGTAACAAAAAATAGCCCTAGTCCGAAGGCTGCCCAAGTGATTTTGATTATTTTTATAAATAAGGATTTTTTCAGCATGATTCTCTTTTTCAATCAGGCATAAGCCGTCGTTGAAGATATTATTTGAATAATTAACATACAAAATTGCAAAAAAATAAGGACTTTTTAAAATTGAAAAAGCCCTTCTACTGTTTTTTAATTTAGCATATCACGAATAATTTTTAAATGATGCCCTGTATGAATACCTAAAAAACGAATTGCCTCTTTTTTATTCAACTTCCCAAAATATGGATGTTCGAAATGAGCGTTTTTATCCAATGTATTTAATTTCAAAATTTGTTCTTTTATTTTTTCTACTAGGTCTCTGATAGATTCTTCCGTAATTGGATTTTCATTTCGAACTGCTTTTGGAGCTTTTGCTTTTCCCCTCGGAATATATCCAGTAGTCATGATTATGAGTTTTGTGAAATTGAATTTTGATTCAAATTCATTTGGATTGGATATTTCCATCTGTTGGCTTACTCCATAAATAACACGCAAGCTATGGTCTATTTGCCAACCCACCGTCGAATGTGTAACTTTTGAGTTTACTTGTTCCATTCTTGGAATATAAGATTCTAGTTCGGCAATTTGTTTTTGAAGAAGCATAAATGAAATGATAAGGGATGAAATATTTATTCAGCGAAGCTAATGGTAAATTATAAATGGTGAACAATAAATTAATTAAAACTTTATGAAAGCCTTTTTTAAAGACTTTAAAGAAGTTGAATAATTCACTTTAGAATACTGGACATGAGATAAAACGTTGTTGGTATCGCTACACTAAAATACCAACGAAAGGCACTTTTCCCTGTTCTGTGACTCACAGAACAGCAAATATCTGTTCATGTCCAGTACTCTAAATTCACTTTATCAACTCATTTATCACTTACCATTATTCAAGTTTAAGTCTTACGTTTTTTCTTCTTGGCAGCAGGAAAAAGAATATTATTCAAAATTAACCTATACCCCGGAGATTGTGGATGGAGATTTAAGTCGGTTGGAGGCTCTCCTACGTAATGCTGATAATCTTCTGGGTCGTGTCCTCCATAGAATGTCCACGTTCCTTTTCCCATTGTTCCGTGAATATAACGCACTTCATTTACAGTTTTGAATTCTCCCATTACCACAACATCTGACTTGACTAAATCTTTTCTAAAAGCTGTAGTTTGTCCCATAAATCCTTTGATTTTTGTTTGATGATTTTGGGTAAGCATAGTAGGAATAGGATCCCATTTGGCAGAAAACTGAAACAACTCAAAATAATCATTCTTCTCTGTAATACCTGTACGCTGACGATAACTGTTGTCTATGTTTGAGTATTCGTATTCAAATGGATTCAATACAAGTTTAAAGTCTTTGAAAGCAAATGTATTGTCAAATTTGAGTTTTTTATTGGCTGCTGGGTCGGCTGGGTCGCCATCATAAACTCTATCACAAATATCAATTCCTTCGGCTGCAAGTGCAATATCATACGTATCGGTTGCCGAACACATAGCAAACATAAATCCACCACCCAAGCAGTAGCCTTGAATTTTCTTCACAACAGCAAGTTTTAGCTCTGAAACTTTTTTGAAGCCATATTTTTTAGCTACTTCTTCATACTCTCTCTGCTGGTCTTGATACCATTTTTGCCCTGAATAGCTGGCATAAAACTTTCCGTACTGTCCAGTGAAATCTTCGTGATGAAGGTGTAACCAGTCGTATTCTGGGAGTTTATCTTGCATAATTTCATCATCAAAAATGACGTCATACGGAATTTCGGCATAGGTAAGAACAAGTGTAACAGCATCATCCCACGGCTGCTTCGATTTTGGAGAATATACAGCTATTTTTGGAGCAACTTCTAGCTTGACAACATCTTGATTGACATCAGCTTTTGCAATCTGATTACGAATCTGATTGGCTTGTGCTTCTGATATTATTTCAAAACTTACTCCACGTAGGCGCATTTCTTCCTCAAACACTCGTGAGTAGTCAAACATAAAACTACCTCCACGATAATTTAGAAGCCATTCGACAGTCATTTCTTGCTTCAAAACAGCAAAGGCAATTCCGTAGGCTTTCAAGTGGTTTTTCTGTGTCTCATCCATCGCAATCAACATCTGATTAGCTTTTGTGATGTTGGAAATACAGACAAAAAATACAATTAGTAATGATAGAATAAGATTTTTTTTCATAATTGGTTGGTTGAGTTTTAGGTCGTTGGTGAGGACACCAACAATGGCAATATAGATATACACAACGGCAGGGAAAAGGCATGCCTTCTCCTTACTCCTTACAAGTTGTAACAAAAATTATGCTTTCCTTCAAAAGTACGCTTTATTGGAGATAGTTAGAGCTATTTTTTATGTTTTAACGTTTGACACGAAAACGCCCAGCTTCTTTTGTCATCATTTTGTCATTTGGATTGAAAGGTTTAAGGTGTTCTGCCATACTTGTATCTGTTTTTAAGTTTTTGGAAATGATTTTATATGCCATTTCACGTATGGATAAAGTTAGCTTTTTGCTTTGTTCTTTGCCGTATTCTAGCTTCAATACTTCCAAAAAAGTTCGTTCTGCGTTTCTTGAGGTAGCATTATCATAGATTTCACTTAGTTTTTCTTCAATTATTTCCTCATTTTCTGTATCATTTCGAAGATTTACAAAATAATTGTTTAGGCAGTTGAAAGCATCAATATTTTTTTCCCAACCTTCCAATAAGAGTTCTTGTCCTTTCATTGGCTTTTGCATTTTATTTCTATATAAAAGTGCTGCTGCAATATATCTTCGACTATTTTTATGCTGTTCTATTACCTTTTCAAAGTAAAAATTAGCTTCTTTTTTTCTATCAATAGAGTTATATAAATCGCCTACCTTTTCATCTTTATTCAGTTCTTTATAGATTTCTATGGCTTCTTTTATCATATTTCCTTTCTCATAACATTCGGCAGCCTTATTTTTATTATTGATTTGTAGATAAATGAGAGCTGCATCTTGATAGAATTTTCCCCTTTCTAAAAGACTCGCAGCCGTATAGCGTTCTTTTAAAAGTTTTAGATAAATAAAAGCTGCCTTTTTATAATCGCCTTTTTCTATTAAATCTGTAGCTGTTTGTCGGTATTTATCCCTCAAGCGTTGAAAGGTGTTGTCTGCTAATGGTGCTGTACCTCCTCCTCTGTTATTTGACGTTCCGAAAAGCCCAAAATCGTTCCAACGTTTGTTTAGCTCAATTTCTCCTGCTGTTGTTCCTCTTGATGTTCCTTCTGTATCTGTTGGAATGGCGTATTTTAGAGCCTCTTCTGGATTGGTTTCAAAGAGTTCCATCAGCTTATCAATCTTACTTTGATTTCGTCTTTCCAACTCTTCATAATCTTGATAAAGATTATTTATGAACTCTTGGTCGGTTTCTTTGGAGAAAAAACCTTTTAGTTTTCCTAGTGTATGAAGCACATTCTTATCATCTAAAATCGGATTACCATCTTTGTCTTTTTTAATATCTTTTCTATCTCCAAAGGCTTTTTTGAGAAGGTTTAGTTTTTCTTTCTCCCAAAATGAGAGAGGTTTATCATTGAGAAAATCATCATCTTTTTCGTCTTTCTCTTTAAAAATACTTTCTTCTAAGTGCTTTAGATAATCTTCTGCTGAAATAGGCTTTACTTGAAAAGCTCTAATTTCTTTTGGAATGGAAACTGACTTGGCTGGTTTTCTCGGCTTGAAAGAATTTTGAAAATCCGTTTTTGGCATTCCAATTCTGAGTAAATCTTTGAGTGTTACGTAATCGGAAAGTTCAATCAGACTA from Bernardetia sp. encodes the following:
- a CDS encoding asparagine synthetase B; translation: MKKNLILSLLIVFFVCISNITKANQMLIAMDETQKNHLKAYGIAFAVLKQEMTVEWLLNYRGGSFMFDYSRVFEEEMRLRGVSFEIISEAQANQIRNQIAKADVNQDVVKLEVAPKIAVYSPKSKQPWDDAVTLVLTYAEIPYDVIFDDEIMQDKLPEYDWLHLHHEDFTGQYGKFYASYSGQKWYQDQQREYEEVAKKYGFKKVSELKLAVVKKIQGYCLGGGFMFAMCSATDTYDIALAAEGIDICDRVYDGDPADPAANKKLKFDNTFAFKDFKLVLNPFEYEYSNIDNSYRQRTGITEKNDYFELFQFSAKWDPIPTMLTQNHQTKIKGFMGQTTAFRKDLVKSDVVVMGEFKTVNEVRYIHGTMGKGTWTFYGGHDPEDYQHYVGEPPTDLNLHPQSPGYRLILNNILFPAAKKKKRKT
- a CDS encoding tetratricopeptide repeat protein; the protein is MQLQFKRTEKNNFPLQGILIKGNDIQKWIFEMDAMQISVEKIYPLKNTSDDTFFGCLIVFNNSNNGIDKQYLRANQLFQCIEGTLFLPEHTTIFPLLNQSELEELCTSNQYLFYPNFETKSSLIELSDYVTLKDLLRIGMPKTDFQNSFKPRKPAKSVSIPKEIRAFQVKPISAEDYLKHLEESIFKEKDEKDDDFLNDKPLSFWEKEKLNLLKKAFGDRKDIKKDKDGNPILDDKNVLHTLGKLKGFFSKETDQEFINNLYQDYEELERRNQSKIDKLMELFETNPEEALKYAIPTDTEGTSRGTTAGEIELNKRWNDFGLFGTSNNRGGGTAPLADNTFQRLRDKYRQTATDLIEKGDYKKAAFIYLKLLKERYTAASLLERGKFYQDAALIYLQINNKNKAAECYEKGNMIKEAIEIYKELNKDEKVGDLYNSIDRKKEANFYFEKVIEQHKNSRRYIAAALLYRNKMQKPMKGQELLLEGWEKNIDAFNCLNNYFVNLRNDTENEEIIEEKLSEIYDNATSRNAERTFLEVLKLEYGKEQSKKLTLSIREMAYKIISKNLKTDTSMAEHLKPFNPNDKMMTKEAGRFRVKR